Proteins encoded in a region of the Coffea eugenioides isolate CCC68of chromosome 4, Ceug_1.0, whole genome shotgun sequence genome:
- the LOC113769259 gene encoding uncharacterized protein LOC113769259, with translation MAQFQQDTRADMKDMEVRISQMATAINRLESHAHGKLPSQPEVNLRNVSAMTLRSGKELEESKVENAKSKSEEEIEKEIEEEGRIREDPKISKYAKFLKDLCTHKRKLRGDERVAVGENVSSILQKKLPPNCGDPGMFTIPYKIGGTPIRKAMLDLGASINVMPKTIYVSFNLGPLKGTDIIIQLADRTNAYPEGLVEDALVQVNELVFPTNFYVLDMGDERSLNPSPILLGRPFLSTARTKIDVNEGTLSIEFDGEIVNFNIFDAMKYPDEANSVFALSVIEPLIQDTFELDGDDALAVALARHLEMGATLDVEISDELYRAVEALHSLPSLSPRYELTFLFISETQAKLLPSVVQAPELELKPLPKHLKYAFLGDNETLPVIISSHLSPRQEDNLIRLLRDHKEAIGWSIADIKGISPSLCMHRIRLEDDAKPVRQAQQILNLLMMEVVKKDILKLLEVGIIFAISDSP, from the exons ATGGCTCAGTTCCAGCAGGACACCAGAGCAGACATGAAAGATATGGAGGTTCGAATAAGCCAAATGGCAACTGCCATCAATCGCCTGGAATCCCATGCTCATGGGAAATTGCCATCGCAACCCGAGGTAAATCTCAGGAATGTGAGTGCCATGACactgaggagtggcaaggaattGGAGGAATCTAAAGTGGAGAATGCGAAAAGCAAAAGCGAGGaggaaatagaaaaagaaattgaagaggaaggaCGCATTCGCGAGGATCCTAAG ATATCGAAGTACGCCAAGTTTTTGAAAGATTTGTGCACCCACAAAAGGAAGCTAAGGGGTGACGAAAGAGTAGCGGTGGGAGAAAACGTGTCATCTATACTCCAAAAGAAACTCCCACCAAATTGTGGagacccaggtatgttcaccATTCCCTACAAAATAGGAGGTACCCCAATTAGGAAAGCGATGTTGGATTTGGGGGCGTCAATTAATGTTATGCCTAAGACAATTTATGTCTCCTTTAATCTTGGGCCATTAAAAGGCACGGATATTATAATCCAACTAGCAGACCGTACCAACGCTTACCCAGAGGGGTTAGTTGAAGATGCTTTGGTACAGGTCAATGAGTTAGTCTTTCCTACAAATTTTTATGTCCTAGATATGGGGGATGAGAGGTCATTAAATCCGTCACCTATTTTGCTAGGTAGACCATTTTTAAGCACTGCTAGGACAAAAATAGATGTGAATGAGGGTACTTTGTCGATAGAGTTTGATGGTGAAATTGTAAATTTCAATATCTTTGATGCGATGAAATACCCGGATGAGGCTAACTCTGTTTTTGCTTTGAGTGTTATTGAACCCCTTATACAGGACACATTTGAATTGGATGGGGATGATGCACTGGCAGTGGCATTGGCCAGACATCTTGAGATGGGAGCAACTCTTGATGTAGAAATAAGTGATGAGTTATACCGAGCAGTTGAAGCACTGCATTCGCTCCCATCACTTTCTCCAAGGTATGAGCTTACTTTTCTCTTTATATCGGAAACTCAGGCGAAATTGTTGCCTTCTGTTGTGCAGGCACCTGAGTTGGAGCTCAAGCCTCTCCCAAAGCACTTGAAGTATGCATTTCTCGGAGACAATGAGACGCTACCAGTCATCATATCTTCTCACCTGTCACCAAGGCAAGAAGACAACCTTATTCGTCTTCTTCGAGATCATAAGGAGGCGATTGGGTGGAGCATAGCAGACATCAAGGGAATTAGCCCCTCCTTGTGCATGCATCGGATCCGGCTTGAGGATGATGCAAAGCCGGTAAGACAGGCGCAACAGATATTGAACCTACTAATGATGGAAGTGGTAAAGAAGGATATACTTAAACTACTGGAAGTAGGAATCATTTTCGCCATCTCAGACAGTCCATGA